The Thermacetogenium phaeum DSM 12270 genome segment GAGGTGAAAAGATCCAGGCATAGCCAAGAGCAGTATCATTCGTTGCACCGGTAAAGCCTCTTGCATATCGCAAGCTCTGGGCGCACAAACTACGCAGAACATGAAGGGCAAAACCAGTCATCAAAAGCTCCAGGCGCTCCACTGGGTCTAATACTGCCGCTAAAAGTCGATTGATTTCTACAGCAAACAGATAACCCTCTAGCCAACTCTCCTCAGGACACCACTCACAAACCAGAGCTTCAGTCTTCTCGTCGGTCAGTTCATGCGTTTCTCTGTCGAGCAGCTCTAGATAATCAACCAGGCGCTCAAAAGCAGCCGTGTACCGACCGCTCAGCTCCTTCAGCCCTTCCTGCAGCGACCGGTGCAGCTTAGATAGGTTGGATTCATCAGAACAAAACCCCAATGATTTTGCAATATCTTCTATTGCCGCTTGCCTGTTTGCAAAAACATTGCACAGCTGCAAGTATAGTAGTTCGCCACCTCTTGAGAGGAAGTCTCGTTTTTTAGTACTGTAAAATTTGTTAAAATCTTTTATAGTATCATGCCAACTAAGAACAGATTGTTTTTTTGCAACAGTTTCATTCCATATTGTTTCCTGCGTAAGAAGATGGGCTGATACAGGGTAAAAAGTCTGGGCACACCAGGTCCTGTTAAATCCTGCCCCCTGAAAACCACGCAACAAATCCTCTATCCAATCCTTCACCTCTTCAATAGTGCAACCGCTTACTTTTATATTTTTTCCCAGCTCATTTATTAAGTTTTCATAGTGTTTCTTGTGAATATAGTGTCTGGAGTCAACCCGGGAAATGCCAAGAAATGCCAGAAGTTTCAGGTTCAGCTTTATAGGGGGTTTATAGAACAGTTTAGCATCAGGGGTGTCGTACCATTTCCGAAGTTCTTCAAGCGAAGGAAGAGGAGACTCGATTGTTTCGCCGTTACCGATCCGTTTATCCGAAAAGACAACGGCCAGAAATTCGGCCAAGTATTCCACAATTGTTTGTTCATTGGAAAATCGCTTACCAAATAACCTGATAGCAGGATTGTAATCACCAGCAACATCTTTGATGTGAGGAAAAGGCACCGGTAAACTCACATGAACACCTCCAGCGAACTGTCAGAAACAATAATCTTCATCACCCGAAACGTACGGTCGGGGCCAATCCGTAACAATCTCAAATACCGATCCTCATCTTGCTCCGGCCGTTGGCCGGTATGATAAATATTCATCAGGTCCCCCTTAAACCGCTCTAGACGATCAGTGTAATTAGCAGAGAGTTCTTCCACTACATCACCTTCATATCTACGTGCCACATAATCAAGGAAAGGCAAGTCAAGGTTCATTTCTGCGAGCCTATCACCTTGCCGGTAACGCAGGCAAAATATTCCGCTGCGGTCTTTCCCTATCTGGTATCTTTGTTTTACAGCCAGCGCAAAATCTTCTGCTCGCAAAACTGCCAGTATCAGCTGTGTTTTAGAAGATCCTTCGCGCCGTTTTAAAGTTATGTAAATATCCTTTTCCTGCCAACTCTCCTCCGGCAGACGCGCTCCTATAAAATATTCTTGCAATACTTGGAGGATCCGGTAGCGATAGCTCCGTTCCAATAGCGGCGATATCTCATTTCCCGCCGTAAATTCCAGAAATCTCATCAACATCGGTGAACGCAGAAAGTTGGACACATATTTCTTCTCCCCAATTTCATCAAGTTTGGCAAAGAAATAGACAAGACGGCGCATCTGTCGGCGCGCAGCAGGACCATCTTTAGCAACTTCATCTGCCAATTTTTGATATATATTTTTAGCTTCCCCCGTGAGGGGTAGAGGGGGTCCCCCTTCTACCCAGACCTTTCTTTCAAATGAGGGGTCAAGAACAACTCCAAACTCCGCCTCCCGGATCCGCCGCACCGGCAACAGCTGCATAGCTTCAGGGACTGTATCAATGCCATCATCCCCAAAAAACCTGTTAAAGAAAAGAGAACCTAACAATAGATCCTGGAGAGCGGTGTAAGACATTTCGGCAATCCGAGGGCAGTCTATTCCGGTAGTAATGGCGTATGCCAGATGTCCGGTCATCTGCCGCATGGTAAGACGGACATTATATTCATATAGGCGCCTGTAGAGAAGCATGATCCGTTTGGAAACCACATCAAGATTTTCCTGGAGAAGTTTCACATTTCTGTAGATAGGGCAATAATCTCTATATTGACATGTTTTATTCGGAAGCCAGTTCCCGGGGTCCAACATGCGCCTAAAAACATCGCACGCAGTATCTATACTGTCCATCCTACCGATGTTTACCACTAAAAAACATCCGTTGAGTATATGTTGTGGAACATCTGCTTCTAGAGCCTCTAGAAGCTCGCTTTCATCGATAACCATTCCCTCTATTTTCAGTTTCTTGTAGCTTTCCAGCAAAGTGCCGGTATTAGAAACGATGAGATAACTGTCCGTCTTGTTTTCCAGGGCCTCTGCCAAAACCCGAGAGCGCTCCTCTTCTGGTAACTCGCTCATATCTTTAACTATCATCAGGTTAAGCTCGTCGATTTTTTCTTTCGATTTCAGCTGTTGAAACTTCCCCGTTAGCTTCCAGATGATCGCCCCAGCAGTAGTTGTTTTGCCATCACCAGCATTGCCGGTAAGGATAACATTGTTACGCTCGCAAACCAGTTGTTCGTAAATATAATCAATCAGCGGATTATTAACAAATATTCTCTCAAAGTAAGTATTCCCGAATTGGGATTCTGCAGTAGCATTTTCGTTATAAGCGGACGCATTAGAAAGTGAATTAAGGTAAGCGACAAAGGGGTTTATACTCACGGGCAGCAATTGTGCTCCGACTTCTTCAGTTTTTTCAACTTCCGGCTTTATTTCTTCCTGCAATTTACTGCATTCAATGAATGCTTCTCTCATTTCTTTTATTGTGGCAAATCGCTCGCTGGCTTGCGTTGCTACAGCCTTCAACAGCCATGGTATATATCTTTGTATGTCATCTTCTAGAGCCTCAGGTATCTGCGGTTTATCACCGATTACCGGATTATTATAAGGCTTTGTACCAAAAAGCCACTCCCATAATGTAACTCCCAGTGCAAAAAGGTCACCGCCTACTGAGAACTCCATATCCGTCCCTCTTATGCTGTCAGGCGGTACATACCCCACAGTGCCCTGGAAAACATCAACCCTGGGCTCACCGGCAATCCCACAATCTATCAGAACTGCTTTCCTGTCCTTCGTAATTAATATGTTATCCGGCTTGACGTCACTGTGAAGCAGTGGCTGAGGATTTCCTTCTTCATCTCTATGTTCATGGAAATCCTCCAGAGCATCCATCAGGCAAAGTGCAACGGTCCGGAAGGTCTCAATATCCGGCCCTTCATGCCGGTCGATTTTGTTCCGCAGGGATTCCCCTTCAATGTACTCCAATACGATAAAGTAACGATCGTTCTTCCAATGCCCGATTCTGTCGTAACAATGAATAACATAAGCCGAATTGATCGCACTGGAGATCTCAGCTTCCTTAAGAATCCTTTCCAGGGGAATTTCCTTGTTAAAAAGCTTCAGCACAACAAGCTGACCGCGAAGAGTCCTCGCTTTGTAAATCTGTGCTTCTGCTCCTATACCAATTCGTTCAATGATTTCATAAACATCATACTGGTCACCGCTTTGCAACTCAGGATTAACGTTTCCCGGTTCAGCACTTTTCAGGCCTTCTTCTTTATCTAAACTGAATGCGGCAATAATCTTGTCGGCGTCTTTCAAGCGCCCTACCCTGTCGGCAACTATCATACCTTCGATAGTCTCAATGGTCCTAGCCGAAACTCCAGAATCTGCTAGCTTCTGGAGCAACTGTTTACTTAAAACTCCACCTTGTGCCGCGAACTCCCTCACACTGGCAAAAGGCTTAACACCTGTCAGCATTTCATAAGCAATAACTCCTAAGCTGAAGTAGTCAGTGCCTTCATCAATGTCTTCGCCTGCAAGTACCTCCGGTGCAATGTAACCATCATCCTTTAGCTTTGAAACATCTGGAATAACAGTAATACGGTTGTCCTCAATTTGATATACAAGATCAAAATTCATCAATTTAGGAATGTCGTTCATCATCAGAATGTTTTCCGGTTTTACCGCGCGGTGAATTAGATCAAGCCGGTGCGCCTCACTGAGAGCATGAGCTATGCTGCGGCATATCCCCAACGCCTCATCGATAGGAAAAGGACCTCTGTGCCTACGAATAAGATCCCGCAGCGTCCCTGTGTTCGACCAATCAGATATTTCGATGATATCCCCGTCCTCGTTTTTAATCACAGAAACTTTAAGGATGTGGGGATGATCTCCAATTTGAGAAACAGCATTTAAAGTGTTATAAGCCTTTCTAAGAAAACGTTCTTTCCCCTCAGCATTCGCGTATGCGGGTGTACGAAAGATGCGAAAACGATGCAAACCCCTTGCAGGTGCGTTAATCGGCCTTGCAACAAGTTCAATGCATTCGGGGCTCTGGGATATATATTCTACGGTTTCATAGCCGGGAACGGTATACTTTATGCTTTGTCTGGGAGTATTAAGTTTATGAATATAATTAATAATGGCTTCTATTTGTTGGTCTTCAAGTAAGTGACCCTGTAATGATTCCCTTCTCTTCAAATAAGAGATAAAGTCGGAAATGGAAGCAAAGGTAAGATTATGTGTGTTTTGTTCAGCAGCAAGTCCTGGAGAGTTAGCACCTTCAACAGTGCTCTCGGGGTTTGTAAAGACTACAACGGATTCTATCCATAGATCAGGGTAAGTCTTAAAGCGATGCTGGTAAATCCCTTTCAACACTTTGCATTTGAAGCTGTTGTTTTTATGTGGATCGGTTCTGTAATGGGTACCGTTGATTTCCCAATTATACGGGGCGATTCGGATATGACCAGACCAGTGTTTGAGCTCGACAACGTATATACCTGAACGAGAGACCAAAACTATGTCATATTCGTAATAATTATTTGTTTGGTTGTCATATATCCAGATATTATTTAGAAGTTTACCAATATTTTGGTTAGTAATTATGCTGTTTATAATGCTAATTGCAGATTGCTCATGCTTAAATAAGCTACTTTGTTCTTTTACTATTATTCCTTTGCCATCCGTGGTATTAGCTGAACTAATGTGGTATTGATGGCTACTCATTTTACAAATTAAATCAATTAATTTTTCTTTAAAATTTGTTCGTTCCTGTGCAATTAGCATCAGCTGATATAACTTTTCATCTAGATACCCATAATCCACAGTTTCTATTAATCTCTTTTTTGTCAGTCTGGTATTTTCGTATATTTTATATATTGACTCTTTTCCTTCTTTAATTTGTAGGTGCCAAATGCCATCACTTTGCAGATGATAAAAGGGATATTCTAATTTCTTTTTGTACTGTTCCATATCTGGGAAAAAAATATCAAAGTAAGATAAATAAATTGGTTCTATTTCATCGTAGGTGAACTTATTTTTGTGATTAGGTTTTTTTTCGAAAATAACAGCGATAGTTAAGAGGAACAGATATTTATGCGGATTCACCTCTGCCCCCCGTTTGTAAACTCTTAATCGATTCAATAGATCTTCTACCTCTAACATTCTTTCACCTCATTTAAAAACATCACACGCATTTAAACCGGTAAGAGGTATCTCTTCTATTAGTTGGGATAGTTTCTTAACAGCATTCTTTTCATATTGAGGTTTTTCTTTTAAAACATCCTCTAAAACATCCTCATCAATATCACGAAGGAATAGAGGTTTACCCCCTTTAATTCCTCTCCAAGTGTAAATCCTACCGTCAGAGTGGTTTTCCTCATATTGACAAGCCTTTTCAAATTTATCTGGATGATATTTTTTTAAGGCTCTCCATTCAGCATCAGTTTGATAAAAGCAGAAATAGCATCCAGATCTCTTTCTCCATTTACTATAATCTGGTAATCCTAGACCGGAAGTTTGTAATATGTTTAGTACATCTTCCAAAGTAATACTGTCCTCAACAAAGGGAAATCTAGGTTGAATGTTTCCTTTTTTGTTACTATACCCTAGTCGATTTTCGTCTGCCCTGAGAGCTACATAACTATAAGTCCAATCATTACCAATATAATCTTCGTATGGTTTAAGCTTAAGTTGGCGGGTACACCATCTATTCTGTGGTGATGGTAAAACACCCTTATAATACTTTAACCAGTAATCAAAATCTCGCTCGGATCTCAAAACAGTTATTTCAATATTCAGAACAGCCCGAATTCTTTCTATATACTCGTAAGTCTCCGGGAGTTCACACCCACTATCTGTAAAAACATATTCAATATCTAAATCCGGATATTTGTCGCGCATATAGACAGCTAATGCCGCGCTATCCTTGCCTCCCGATAGGGCAAGGATATGCCGTTCCTTTTTACCTTTATTCTGGATGCAGTTATTTGTCATTTGAATCACTCTCAATAATTTTCTCTGCCAAAGCAGCGAGAATCACCCTAGCCTTTTCTACAGGAAGTGCCAGAATGGCACTCAATGTCTTCCGAAGCTCTGGATCCTGGCTCTGCCCAATATTAATGACCTCCCTTCTGATTTTACCGCCAGGCCTCATAATGCTGATCAGCCTGGTATTCTCTTTTACAAAGTAACCATTAAGAGAAGCCAATGTTTCCAGCTGACAGATGCGGTGGGCATAGTCTCGTAGTTTTGCAGCAAATAGCATGAAATCCTCATCGTTCCAGGAGTCCATATGCTTTTTTACTACGATCCCAGCAACACCTCTTGCCCATTCGGCAGGATCTTGATAGTCTCTCGCCAGGACTTGGAGGACAGCCTTAAGTTCAGGCTCATCGCAGATGTCAACAAGTTGCATGGCTCGTTTTCGCTCGTTTTCATACAGATCTTGTAAGTTTTTGCCCCCAAAAACTTTCAGCATCATTTTCTGAACACGTTCATTAAGGGCCGGATATGCTTTGCCCAATTCCAAAAGTGCTGCTCTCAGTCTTCTTCGCAATTCATCCCGCCAATTGCTGTTATTTTCGGACTTTTCTTTAAAATCAATTCCAACGGCCCTAGGCAATTCTTCGAACAAGAGCTGCATCGGATCTACTGACCTTTGAATTGCCAAACGGACTTGTTGGGCTTCACGGGATACTTGCCTGGTGTTTCTAGCATACGCCGTTAGGCTGTTTATGAATTTTATTATGGGACCGACCACACCCAGCATTGTAGTATTGCGCAGTCCGCGATTCCCCCCGACCTGAGCATCCTTCAAGATGTGTCTATAAATATCAAAGACTTCCCGCTCTACGTTTTTGGAAACAAATCGCTTCAGAGTAAATAAATCCGGGCGTTTGACCATCAGAGCCATTTCAGAAGCGGTCATATAGGGCCGATAAGAATTTTCTTGAAAAACGGCGATCTCCTCGGATTTGACAATAAGATATAAGCAGATATAAATAGGAGCCGGTCCCTGCCTCATACCGAAGGGCGGTTCGTGCAGAATATCGAGAATTTCGGCAACGCTTATCCCTTCGTCACCAGCAGCGGCTATACATTCATCCAGCTTATCCCATAAATATTTCAACGAGGGATCGTTACCTTCTAAAGAACAACGCCAACAACCTGTCTCTTCATCCATAACATGCAACCCTTTTGCCAAAAGCAGAGATCTGTATACAGCTACCTCAGGGCCATACCCTTCTAATCCAAGCTGCTCTTCCTCGGCACTTGTTACCATTGCCTCAACAAGTTCCCGCCGGGCCCTTGCAGCAGCGCTTGATAATTTTTCATAACTGATCATCTCATTACCTATATATGGGCATTTCCAATAAAATCGGTCGCATAGGTCAGAAAGCTTGGAAGAGAGTTCTCTAGCGTCCCGCACCTCCACCCGCTTTCCCTCTGAATACCAGAGCACATTCTCAGAGCCGGGGAGATAAAGCCTGGCTAGGTGCTCGCGAAACTGCTGCTCTGCAGCCTTGATGCGAAACTTAACCTCTTTTCTCGCCACACCATCGTGAGCGAGTTCATGGCTTTCCTCCAGCACTAAGCGGGCAGCGATTACTTCCAAAGCAAGCTCATGAAGAGTCGTCCTGGAAGAAACATATGCCATTATAAGCGGCCGACCATCCCGGCATGTTTTCGGGACAACAGCCGGCTCTTTAAGGGTTCCGAAACAATAGAGAAAGAGCCCATCATAACCATTTTGAGGAGTTAGATCATCCGACAGCGATTCCACATCCAACCAGCGCCGTTCGAAGCGCCTGACGGTTCCAGTTTTGTAAGCATGGCGAGAAGCAACAACCGGAGAAAGTGGTAAATATTCCTGCAGAAGCGCCTCAAGCGACCCAATAGAAAGCCTTGCCTTCTTTTCCCGAATCGCTCCGTATACATCAAAATCAGAGCCTTCCCAAAGTCGGTACTCCCCAGCGTATTCTCTGTACAGAAGAATGCCTCTTTTAACCAAATTTTTAATCGACAACGTAACAGCATCTCTATCTGTGCCTTGTGAGTATCTCATAACAGTATAGATAATATGTAGATCAGCTTTGATGCCAAGGGTTCCCGACAAAAGGTTAAGCACTCCGACGGTTTTTAAAATGGCATGATCCTGTAATGAAAGGTAGCCGGCGTTTTCAATTATGTCATAAATCTCTATCCACCTTTGGGATTCAGCGCGGTTGCTATAAACGGTAGTGCTAATACTGAAAAAGTAGTCATAAAGATAGTCAAGTCCTAAAGCAGGCAATCTTTCCTGAGCGGTGAATTCAGTCTTTTCCAGGTATGCAGGCAACGCATTCGTTTGTCCGCTACACATGAATGAAAGGAGCGTCCGATCATTTTGGGCAAAGCGACGGCATAGTTCAATCAAGGCAACGGCAGTTAAAGGATGAAGAGGATACAGGCTTGCAATGGTATCTTCATCAAAATTATTCTTATAGGGTATATTAATTTTATTAATAAGCTGAGACGCTTCTCTTGCCCATTGCTTTATGCGATCCTTGACTATCTTGTCATTATTTTGTTTTAATGCCTTGCGCATCAAGTAAAGCATCTGGGGTGCCGGTTCCACGAAGGAGATATCCTCAAAACGCCCCTGGACCTTGCTCCATTCCTGCCTCTGAGCTGTAGATAATCCAAAAACATATTCGTCAAAGGCCTGATGCAGGCAGACCCAGATGTAAACCGAATCCGCTTCTGCTAACTGCTGCAAGATGAAAATATCACCTTGATCATGATAATGCGACATATAATCCAAATTTTTGCCAAATTCGTCTATCACTATAAGTAAGGGCCTTTTAACAGATTGTTGGATATCCA includes the following:
- a CDS encoding phosphoadenosine phosphosulfate reductase family protein translates to MTNNCIQNKGKKERHILALSGGKDSAALAVYMRDKYPDLDIEYVFTDSGCELPETYEYIERIRAVLNIEITVLRSERDFDYWLKYYKGVLPSPQNRWCTRQLKLKPYEDYIGNDWTYSYVALRADENRLGYSNKKGNIQPRFPFVEDSITLEDVLNILQTSGLGLPDYSKWRKRSGCYFCFYQTDAEWRALKKYHPDKFEKACQYEENHSDGRIYTWRGIKGGKPLFLRDIDEDVLEDVLKEKPQYEKNAVKKLSQLIEEIPLTGLNACDVFK
- a CDS encoding protein kinase domain-containing protein, with protein sequence MLEVEDLLNRLRVYKRGAEVNPHKYLFLLTIAVIFEKKPNHKNKFTYDEIEPIYLSYFDIFFPDMEQYKKKLEYPFYHLQSDGIWHLQIKEGKESIYKIYENTRLTKKRLIETVDYGYLDEKLYQLMLIAQERTNFKEKLIDLICKMSSHQYHISSANTTDGKGIIVKEQSSLFKHEQSAISIINSIITNQNIGKLLNNIWIYDNQTNNYYEYDIVLVSRSGIYVVELKHWSGHIRIAPYNWEINGTHYRTDPHKNNSFKCKVLKGIYQHRFKTYPDLWIESVVVFTNPESTVEGANSPGLAAEQNTHNLTFASISDFISYLKRRESLQGHLLEDQQIEAIINYIHKLNTPRQSIKYTVPGYETVEYISQSPECIELVARPINAPARGLHRFRIFRTPAYANAEGKERFLRKAYNTLNAVSQIGDHPHILKVSVIKNEDGDIIEISDWSNTGTLRDLIRRHRGPFPIDEALGICRSIAHALSEAHRLDLIHRAVKPENILMMNDIPKLMNFDLVYQIEDNRITVIPDVSKLKDDGYIAPEVLAGEDIDEGTDYFSLGVIAYEMLTGVKPFASVREFAAQGGVLSKQLLQKLADSGVSARTIETIEGMIVADRVGRLKDADKIIAAFSLDKEEGLKSAEPGNVNPELQSGDQYDVYEIIERIGIGAEAQIYKARTLRGQLVVLKLFNKEIPLERILKEAEISSAINSAYVIHCYDRIGHWKNDRYFIVLEYIEGESLRNKIDRHEGPDIETFRTVALCLMDALEDFHEHRDEEGNPQPLLHSDVKPDNILITKDRKAVLIDCGIAGEPRVDVFQGTVGYVPPDSIRGTDMEFSVGGDLFALGVTLWEWLFGTKPYNNPVIGDKPQIPEALEDDIQRYIPWLLKAVATQASERFATIKEMREAFIECSKLQEEIKPEVEKTEEVGAQLLPVSINPFVAYLNSLSNASAYNENATAESQFGNTYFERIFVNNPLIDYIYEQLVCERNNVILTGNAGDGKTTTAGAIIWKLTGKFQQLKSKEKIDELNLMIVKDMSELPEEERSRVLAEALENKTDSYLIVSNTGTLLESYKKLKIEGMVIDESELLEALEADVPQHILNGCFLVVNIGRMDSIDTACDVFRRMLDPGNWLPNKTCQYRDYCPIYRNVKLLQENLDVVSKRIMLLYRRLYEYNVRLTMRQMTGHLAYAITTGIDCPRIAEMSYTALQDLLLGSLFFNRFFGDDGIDTVPEAMQLLPVRRIREAEFGVVLDPSFERKVWVEGGPPLPLTGEAKNIYQKLADEVAKDGPAARRQMRRLVYFFAKLDEIGEKKYVSNFLRSPMLMRFLEFTAGNEISPLLERSYRYRILQVLQEYFIGARLPEESWQEKDIYITLKRREGSSKTQLILAVLRAEDFALAVKQRYQIGKDRSGIFCLRYRQGDRLAEMNLDLPFLDYVARRYEGDVVEELSANYTDRLERFKGDLMNIYHTGQRPEQDEDRYLRLLRIGPDRTFRVMKIIVSDSSLEVFM